From the Thomasclavelia ramosa DSM 1402 genome, the window AATAAATCTAGGTAATTATGGTAGTACTGGTAAGATAATGATGGGAATTGAAAAATCATCAAATAATAACAATACTTTTTGTATGGTATATCCAAATACCAAAAATAATGTTGAATACTCAGGTGACAAAATTTTGATATCAGGAATTATCAGTAGAAAAGTAAACCATTTTTTAGAAAAATGTACTGGCTTTCAAGGCTGTTTTTCAATATTAAAAACTCATACACTAATTTCCAATATAAAAAAATATGATCCTGACATTATTCATTTACATAATATTCATGGTATAGAAATTAACTATCCATTATTATTTAAATATATAAAAAAGAATAAGATAAAGATTATTTGGACACTCCACGATTGTTGGAGTTTTACAGGTCAATGTCCACATTTTACTATCATTAAATGTGATAAATGGAAGACAGGGTGTTTCAAATGTCCACAGTATAAAGAATATCCAGAAGCTTTTGTTGATAGAACAAAAATGATGTGGAAACTAAAAAGAAAATGGTTTAACAACGTTGAAAACATGACTATTGTCACACCTTCAATTTGGCTATCAAATTTGGTTAAAGAATCTTATCTTAAAAACTATCCTGTACAGGTTATCAATAATGGAATAGATTTGAGTATATTTAAACCTAGAAAAAGTGAATTCAAAACTATAATGGGTTTAGAAGGAAAAAAAATTATATTAGGTGTATCCTTTACTTGGGGAAAGAAAAAGGGATTAGACGTTTTTTATGATTTATCGAAAATAATTAATGACGATTATGTTATTGTACTAGTTGGTTTGAACAATGTGGATGAATTGAAAGATTATGAAAATATCTATGCAATTCCAAGAACAAATAACCAAATTGAACTTGCTGAAATTTATACATCCGCTGATGTTTTTGTTAATCCTACAAGAGAAGATAATTTTCCAACGGTAAACATAGAGTCTCTTGCATGTGGAACCCCAGTTGTCACTTTCAATACAGGAGGAAGTCCTGAAATTATTGATTCTAGTTGCGGATTGGTAGTAGAATGTGATGATTTAGAAAAGCTAAAAAATACCATTGTGGATATTACTTCTTTAAAAAAAACACTGGAGAATTCTTGCGTATCTAGAGCGCACTGTTTTAATATGTATGATAAATTTAAAGATTATTTAAAATTGTACGATACTGTATGATGTTAAAAATCAACTTATATAACTTTATTTTAAAATAATATATTAAATATAAAATATTTAGGAGGAAAAAAGAATGATATCTTTTAAAGACAAAACATTATTAATTACTGGAGGAACTGGTAGCTTTGGAAATGCGGTGCTAAACCGCTTTTAAAATACAGATATAAAAGAAATTAGAGTATTTAGTAGAGATGAATTAAAACAAGATAATATGAGACATGAATATCAGGCTAAATACCCTGATGTTTTTAATAAGTTAAAGTTTTATATCGGGGATGTAAGAGATATACAAAGTATTAAGAATGCTATGCATGGTGTAGACTATGTCTATCATGCAGCCGCATTAAAACAAGTACCTAGTTGTGAATTTTTTCCAATAGAAGCAGTTAAAACTAATGTATTAGGTACTGAAAATGTGTTAACAGCTGCTATTGAAGCAGGAGTTAAAAGAGTAGTATGTTTATCAACAGATAAAGCTGCTTATCCTGTAAATGCTATGGGTACTAGTAAAGCTATGATGGAAAAAGTAATTGTAGCTAAATCTAGAACAGTAGATCCAGAAAAAACAAGTATTATGTGTACAAGATATGGTAATGTATTAGCTTCAAGAGGTTCAGTTGTACCTCTTTTTATTAACCAAATAAAAGCTGGTAATGATTTAACTGTAACTAGTCCAGATATGACAAGATTTGTTATGACATTAGAAGAAGCAGTTGATTTAGTATTATTTGCTTTTGAAAATGGTCAATCAGGAGATATTTTCGTACAAAAAGCACCTGCTTGTACAATTGGTGTACTCACTGAAGCAGTAAAAAGACTAATGAAAGCTGATAATGAAGTAAAAGTAATTGGTATCAGACATGGCGAAAAAATGTATGAAACATTATTAACTGATGAAGAATGTGCTAATGCGATTGATTTAGGTGGTTTCTATAGAGTACCTGCGGATAAGCGTGATCTTAATTATGACAAATATTTTAATGAAGGTATTGAGGAGTCTGCACTTACTCAATTCAATTCAAATAATACTCACTTAATGGATGTAGAAGCAGTAATGAACAAACTAATGGAAGTACCACTAGTTAAAGAAGAAATCCTTAATTCAACTAAATAGGGAGGATTAAATAATTGAATAGAAATAAATATTTACTCAAGAATACTTTTTTATATTCCATATCAACTTTTAGTACAAAAATAATTACTTTTTTTATGGTAAGTTTTTATACTGCAGTACTTAGTGCAGAAACATATGGAAAAATTGATGTTATATTTGCCACTATTAATTTATTGATTCCTATAGTGGCATTATCTATTAATAATTCAATTTTAAGATTTTCACTTGACAAAAATATAAATAAAAACAATGTGTTTTTTATAG encodes:
- a CDS encoding glycosyltransferase is translated as MKILQINLGNYGSTGKIMMGIEKSSNNNNTFCMVYPNTKNNVEYSGDKILISGIISRKVNHFLEKCTGFQGCFSILKTHTLISNIKKYDPDIIHLHNIHGIEINYPLLFKYIKKNKIKIIWTLHDCWSFTGQCPHFTIIKCDKWKTGCFKCPQYKEYPEAFVDRTKMMWKLKRKWFNNVENMTIVTPSIWLSNLVKESYLKNYPVQVINNGIDLSIFKPRKSEFKTIMGLEGKKIILGVSFTWGKKKGLDVFYDLSKIINDDYVIVLVGLNNVDELKDYENIYAIPRTNNQIELAEIYTSADVFVNPTREDNFPTVNIESLACGTPVVTFNTGGSPEIIDSSCGLVVECDDLEKLKNTIVDITSLKKTLENSCVSRAHCFNMYDKFKDYLKLYDTV